TGGTTGAGTGGTGTTCCTTCGGTATTAATTGTTAAGCAATAATTATGAATTGGGTCTTACTGGTAATTGGAGGTCTTTTTGAAATAGGTTTTGCAACCTGTTTGGGCAAAGCCAAAGAAAGTTCGGGTGCTACAGCAACAATATGGTTGATAGGGTTTTTAGTGTGCTTATCTATAAGCATGTTATTACTCTACAAAGCCTCTCAAACATTACCCATAGGAACTGCTTATGCCGTATGGACAGGAATTGGCGCAGTAGGAACAGT
This portion of the Flavobacterium sp. CECT 9288 genome encodes:
- a CDS encoding multidrug efflux SMR transporter, translating into MNWVLLVIGGLFEIGFATCLGKAKESSGATATIWLIGFLVCLSISMLLLYKASQTLPIGTAYAVWTGIGAVGTVLVGIFVFKEPADFWRIFFITTLISSIIGLKLVSSH